A single Rhopalosiphum padi isolate XX-2018 chromosome 4, ASM2088224v1, whole genome shotgun sequence DNA region contains:
- the LOC132930837 gene encoding uncharacterized protein LOC132930837: MDNNNLTVITVTPAILPVLNTVSDKSNQEKNALMIILILIVVVLQNQPLIKRQKNIGLISNRQFHRRVETEKRHFQFLHLSMIVKNKETKCSKDLPLMEKDNSNNIIETIISENNIISSTMAESLTAKNALKIVTTDHCASPIKTSTTSVFSIEQIEKNICDWKIVHGVTRNCANDILKIFKNARINITQDIRNILNTPKYHQITEIENGTYLNLGILFIIKPHLENILQLLPCNTTLKLSFNIDGIPLAKSSKTQFWPILLSILNVPILLNTISL, from the exons atggataataataatttaacagttaTAACAGTTACTCCTGCTATTTTGCCTGTATTAAATACTGTTAGTGACAAATCTAACCAAGAAAAAAACGCTCTTATGATCATTCTAATCTTAATTGtagtag tgtTACAGAATCAACCACTTATCAAAAGACAAAAGAACATAGGATTAATTTCTAACCGTCAGTTTCATAGGCGTGTTGAAACTGAAAAAAGACATTTTCAgtttttacatttatctatgattgtaaaaaataaagaaactaaATGTTCAAAGGACCTCCCTTTGATGGAAAAAGATAATTCCAATAACATAATTGAAACAATaatttcagaaaataatattatttccagtACTATGGCT gaatcGTTAACTGctaaaaatgctttaaaaattgTGACTACTGATCATTGTGCATCACCAATTAAGACAAGCACAACATCTGTATTTTCCATtgaacaaattgaaaaaaacatttgtgaCTGGAAAATTGTTCATGGTGTAACCAGAAATTGTGCAAatgatatattgaaaatttttaaaaatgctagAATTAATATCACCCAGGATATCAGAAACATACTTAATACACCAAAATATCACCAAATCACAGAGATAGAAAATGGTACTTATTTAaacttaggtattttatttataattaaacccCACTTAGAAAACATTCTTCAGTTATTACCTTGTAATACAACTCTTAAACTGAGTTTTAATATTGATGGGATTCCATTAGCTAAAAGTTCCAAAACAcaattttggccaattttactatcaattttaaatgttccaatacttttaaatactatttcCCTGTAG
- the LOC132928663 gene encoding palmitoyltransferase ZDHHC20-A-like isoform X3 → MEAPSSKRFCCSVCVHTVKSIPVIFILCILAWSYYAYVYHLCLSRVTSVELSVPYLLVYHIILVLFLWSYFKTIFTEPSGAPPNFRLPEEVFEEFNKNPIDLSRQSAILRDFAENLPIMTFTNTNEHFFSDIRFCDKCKIVKPDRSHHCSVCRKCVLKMDHHCPWVNNCVSYSNYKYFILFLAYGLLMCIYVAATTVEYVIKFWDITTDMRIQEGSYKIHIIFLFFIASMFSLSLFSLLAYHIYLVSKNRTTLESFRPPKFLEGSDKNGFNLGCCRNIQEVFGKEILLWPFPIDTRLGDGVIYPLASDLKSNDSVRQSSNKSRTPFTV, encoded by the exons ATGGAGGCACCGTCATCGAAAAGATTTTGCTGCTCCGTTTGCGTCCACACAGTCAAGAGCATCCCGGTGATATTCATTTTGTGTATACTCGCATGGTCGTATTATGCGTACGTCTATCATCTGTGCCTCA GTCGGGTCACGTCTGTCGAACTATCGGTACCATATCTTCTGGTGTACCACATCATACTAGTGTTGTTCCTATGGTCGTACTTCAAAACGATTTTCACAGAGCCGAGCGGCGCACCACCAAAT ttcagACTACCAGAAGAAGTATTTGAAGAGTTCAATAAAAATCCTATAGACTTGAGTAGGCAAAGCGCTATTTTACGTGATTTTGCGGAGAACTTGCCTATCATGACTTTCACAAATACCAATG aacattttttttcagatattcGGTTCTgtgataaatgtaaaatagtcAAGCCAGACAGATCACACCATTGCAGTGTGTGTCGTAAATGTGTGTTAAAGATGGATCACCATTGTCCGTGGGTGAATAATTGCGTCTCATATTCTAActacaagtattttatattatttttggccTATGGTCTTTTAATGTGCATTTATGTGGCAGCTACAACAGTTGAATATGTTATCAAATTCTGGGATATTACTACAGatatg AGAATTCAAGAAGGAtcatataaaattcatataatattcttgtttttTATTGCTTCAATGTTTTCATTAAGCTTATTCTCATTGCTTGCATATCATATCTACCTGGTTTCAAAAAACAGAACAacattag AGTCTTTCCGTCCTCCTAAATTTTTGGAAGGTAGTGATAAAAATGGATTCAACTTGGGATGCTGCAGAAATATACAAGAAGTGTTTGGTAAAGAAATTCTTTTGTGGCCTTTTCCTATAGACACTCG TTTGGGGGATGGTGTAATTTATCCATTGGCGAGCGACCTGAAGTCTAATGATAGTGTTAGGCAATCATCAAACAAATCCAGGACACCATTTACcgtttag
- the LOC132928663 gene encoding palmitoyltransferase ZDHHC20-B-like isoform X1 yields MEAPSSKRFCCSVCVHTVKSIPVIFILCILAWSYYAYVYHLCLSRVTSVELSVPYLLVYHIILVLFLWSYFKTIFTEPSGAPPNFRLPEEVFEEFNKNPIDLSRQSAILRDFAENLPIMTFTNTNEHFFSDIRFCDKCKIVKPDRSHHCSVCRKCVLKMDHHCPWVNNCVSYSNYKYFILFLAYGLLMCIYVAATTVEYVIKFWDITTDMRIQEGSYKIHIIFLFFIASMFSLSLFSLLAYHIYLVSKNRTTLESFRPPKFLEGSDKNGFNLGCCRNIQEVFGKEILLWPFPIDTRLGEGVSFPINKTVPEAQSLLFSDVNDQKTSIDFEHYDTSLFTSILISDDNMNSTDTNAPKYQDLIQI; encoded by the exons ATGGAGGCACCGTCATCGAAAAGATTTTGCTGCTCCGTTTGCGTCCACACAGTCAAGAGCATCCCGGTGATATTCATTTTGTGTATACTCGCATGGTCGTATTATGCGTACGTCTATCATCTGTGCCTCA GTCGGGTCACGTCTGTCGAACTATCGGTACCATATCTTCTGGTGTACCACATCATACTAGTGTTGTTCCTATGGTCGTACTTCAAAACGATTTTCACAGAGCCGAGCGGCGCACCACCAAAT ttcagACTACCAGAAGAAGTATTTGAAGAGTTCAATAAAAATCCTATAGACTTGAGTAGGCAAAGCGCTATTTTACGTGATTTTGCGGAGAACTTGCCTATCATGACTTTCACAAATACCAATG aacattttttttcagatattcGGTTCTgtgataaatgtaaaatagtcAAGCCAGACAGATCACACCATTGCAGTGTGTGTCGTAAATGTGTGTTAAAGATGGATCACCATTGTCCGTGGGTGAATAATTGCGTCTCATATTCTAActacaagtattttatattatttttggccTATGGTCTTTTAATGTGCATTTATGTGGCAGCTACAACAGTTGAATATGTTATCAAATTCTGGGATATTACTACAGatatg AGAATTCAAGAAGGAtcatataaaattcatataatattcttgtttttTATTGCTTCAATGTTTTCATTAAGCTTATTCTCATTGCTTGCATATCATATCTACCTGGTTTCAAAAAACAGAACAacattag AGTCTTTCCGTCCTCCTAAATTTTTGGAAGGTAGTGATAAAAATGGATTCAACTTGGGATGCTGCAGAAATATACAAGAAGTGTTTGGTAAAGAAATTCTTTTGTGGCCTTTTCCTATAGACACTCG CCTTGGTGAGGGTGTGTCATTTCCAATCAATAAAACTGTACCTGAAGCTCAAAGTCTGTTATTCTCAGATGTGAACGACCAGAAAACATCaattg attttgAACATTATGATACGTCGTTGTTTACATCAATCTTAATAAG TGATGATAACATGAACTCAACAGATACAAACGCCCCTAAATATCAAGATCTTATTCAAATTTAG
- the LOC132928663 gene encoding palmitoyltransferase ZDHHC20-B-like isoform X2, with the protein MEAPSSKRFCCSVCVHTVKSIPVIFILCILAWSYYAYVYHLCLSRVTSVELSVPYLLVYHIILVLFLWSYFKTIFTEPSGAPPNFRLPEEVFEEFNKNPIDLSRQSAILRDFAENLPIMTFTNTNDIRFCDKCKIVKPDRSHHCSVCRKCVLKMDHHCPWVNNCVSYSNYKYFILFLAYGLLMCIYVAATTVEYVIKFWDITTDMRIQEGSYKIHIIFLFFIASMFSLSLFSLLAYHIYLVSKNRTTLESFRPPKFLEGSDKNGFNLGCCRNIQEVFGKEILLWPFPIDTRLGEGVSFPINKTVPEAQSLLFSDVNDQKTSIDFEHYDTSLFTSILISDDNMNSTDTNAPKYQDLIQI; encoded by the exons ATGGAGGCACCGTCATCGAAAAGATTTTGCTGCTCCGTTTGCGTCCACACAGTCAAGAGCATCCCGGTGATATTCATTTTGTGTATACTCGCATGGTCGTATTATGCGTACGTCTATCATCTGTGCCTCA GTCGGGTCACGTCTGTCGAACTATCGGTACCATATCTTCTGGTGTACCACATCATACTAGTGTTGTTCCTATGGTCGTACTTCAAAACGATTTTCACAGAGCCGAGCGGCGCACCACCAAAT ttcagACTACCAGAAGAAGTATTTGAAGAGTTCAATAAAAATCCTATAGACTTGAGTAGGCAAAGCGCTATTTTACGTGATTTTGCGGAGAACTTGCCTATCATGACTTTCACAAATACCAATG atattcGGTTCTgtgataaatgtaaaatagtcAAGCCAGACAGATCACACCATTGCAGTGTGTGTCGTAAATGTGTGTTAAAGATGGATCACCATTGTCCGTGGGTGAATAATTGCGTCTCATATTCTAActacaagtattttatattatttttggccTATGGTCTTTTAATGTGCATTTATGTGGCAGCTACAACAGTTGAATATGTTATCAAATTCTGGGATATTACTACAGatatg AGAATTCAAGAAGGAtcatataaaattcatataatattcttgtttttTATTGCTTCAATGTTTTCATTAAGCTTATTCTCATTGCTTGCATATCATATCTACCTGGTTTCAAAAAACAGAACAacattag AGTCTTTCCGTCCTCCTAAATTTTTGGAAGGTAGTGATAAAAATGGATTCAACTTGGGATGCTGCAGAAATATACAAGAAGTGTTTGGTAAAGAAATTCTTTTGTGGCCTTTTCCTATAGACACTCG CCTTGGTGAGGGTGTGTCATTTCCAATCAATAAAACTGTACCTGAAGCTCAAAGTCTGTTATTCTCAGATGTGAACGACCAGAAAACATCaattg attttgAACATTATGATACGTCGTTGTTTACATCAATCTTAATAAG TGATGATAACATGAACTCAACAGATACAAACGCCCCTAAATATCAAGATCTTATTCAAATTTAG